One Cryptosporangium minutisporangium DNA segment encodes these proteins:
- a CDS encoding cation:proton antiporter, producing MEATAFAVVAAVVFLWGAVSARMERADLTAPIVFTAVGVVVAGVGLMPGTVAPETLKPLLDVTLVWVLFADAARVRVHDLRGDLGMVVRLLAVGLPLTLLAGWGLAAWLLPGLGVWLALLVGAALAPTDAALGVPVVTNPVVPSRVRRLITVESGLNDGIATPVVLVAVAGAASMAEVDEWGAGSALVELAIGAAIGGAVGYAGGWLLRWARERGWAAEDFVGVAVLALALLSYLVALSVHGNGFVAAFCGGIAFGAAAGRRGPAELVFLEQTSGAVSLLVWLAFGAIAVPIMLDRLDWARLLYAVLSLTVIRMVPVALALIGAGLDRKTVLFVGWFGPRGLASLVFALLALEQLGADADGAVAVIAATVLLSVVAHGISASPLAARYGRSVAAGAGEEEPGDPIPDVPVRGLPRPRAR from the coding sequence ATGGAGGCCACCGCATTCGCCGTCGTGGCGGCGGTGGTCTTCCTCTGGGGCGCGGTGTCGGCCCGGATGGAGCGGGCCGACCTGACGGCGCCCATCGTCTTCACGGCAGTGGGCGTCGTCGTGGCCGGCGTCGGTCTGATGCCGGGAACGGTGGCCCCCGAGACGCTGAAACCCTTGCTGGACGTCACGCTGGTCTGGGTGCTCTTCGCCGATGCCGCCCGGGTGCGAGTGCACGACCTGCGCGGGGACCTCGGCATGGTGGTGCGGCTGCTCGCCGTCGGTCTGCCGCTCACGCTCCTGGCAGGCTGGGGGCTCGCGGCCTGGCTGCTGCCGGGGCTCGGCGTGTGGCTGGCCCTGCTGGTCGGTGCCGCGCTCGCTCCCACCGACGCGGCACTGGGCGTGCCGGTCGTCACCAACCCGGTGGTGCCCTCCCGGGTGCGCCGTCTGATCACCGTCGAGAGCGGTCTCAACGACGGGATCGCCACCCCGGTCGTGCTGGTCGCCGTGGCGGGGGCGGCGTCCATGGCAGAGGTCGACGAGTGGGGTGCCGGCAGCGCGCTGGTGGAATTGGCGATCGGCGCGGCGATCGGGGGAGCCGTCGGTTACGCCGGTGGCTGGCTCCTGCGCTGGGCGCGGGAACGAGGATGGGCCGCCGAGGACTTCGTCGGTGTCGCGGTGCTGGCGCTGGCGCTGCTGTCCTACCTGGTGGCGCTGTCCGTGCACGGCAACGGGTTCGTCGCCGCCTTCTGCGGAGGGATCGCCTTCGGTGCCGCGGCCGGTCGGCGTGGCCCGGCCGAGCTGGTCTTCCTGGAACAAACCAGTGGCGCGGTCTCCTTGCTCGTCTGGCTGGCATTCGGTGCGATCGCTGTCCCGATCATGCTCGACCGCTTGGACTGGGCCCGGCTGTTGTACGCCGTGCTGAGCCTCACGGTGATCCGGATGGTTCCGGTCGCCCTCGCGTTGATCGGCGCCGGGCTCGACCGTAAAACCGTTCTGTTCGTCGGCTGGTTCGGTCCGCGTGGGCTGGCGTCACTCGTTTTCGCGCTGCTGGCTCTCGAACAACTCGGAGCCGACGCAGACGGCGCGGTGGCGGTGATCGCGGCGACGGTGCTCTTGAGCGTCGTCGCGCACGGCATCAGCGCGAGTCCGCTGGCGGCGCGATACGGCAGGTCGGTCGCTGCTGGAGCCGGTGAAGAGGAGCCCGGCGATCCGATCCCCGATGTTCCGGTCCGCGGATTGCCGCGTCCACGGGCTCGCTGA
- a CDS encoding trimeric intracellular cation channel family protein, translated as MLLASSDVLPPAELATPVWLDAMSAAVGGVFGALTARRADLDVMGALFIAVATGIGGGLIRDTLLQRGTPAALTNPWLVPTALGAALVGLLFARPVVRLTLLLTLLDALFLGIYSIVGTEKAFRADLPLLSCVLLGVVTGVGGGLLRDILVGDRPMLLLPGAVYASAAAGGTTLFTVALALGGSTAVWFVPALALTVLMRLGSLRFGWNTPGPAAVDARMATVTSWPARLVRRSKPATPGGPAHDEPPRPGRGTRRGPDQR; from the coding sequence GTGCTGCTGGCTTCGTCGGATGTCCTGCCTCCGGCGGAGCTGGCGACGCCGGTCTGGCTGGACGCGATGTCAGCCGCCGTCGGCGGCGTGTTCGGCGCGCTCACCGCCCGGCGGGCCGACCTCGACGTGATGGGCGCGCTCTTCATCGCGGTCGCGACCGGGATCGGCGGCGGGCTGATCCGCGACACGCTGCTCCAGCGAGGCACCCCCGCCGCGCTGACGAATCCGTGGCTGGTCCCGACGGCGCTCGGCGCCGCGCTGGTGGGTTTGTTGTTCGCGCGTCCGGTCGTCCGCCTCACCCTGCTGCTGACGCTCCTCGACGCCCTCTTCCTGGGCATCTACTCGATCGTGGGCACCGAGAAGGCGTTCCGTGCGGACCTCCCGTTGCTCTCGTGCGTGCTGCTGGGCGTGGTCACCGGCGTGGGCGGAGGCTTGCTCCGGGACATCCTGGTCGGCGATCGGCCGATGCTGCTGCTCCCCGGCGCGGTGTACGCATCGGCCGCGGCCGGCGGCACCACGCTGTTCACCGTCGCCCTGGCGCTCGGCGGCAGCACCGCAGTCTGGTTCGTGCCCGCGCTGGCCCTCACCGTCCTGATGCGGCTCGGCTCCCTGCGGTTCGGCTGGAACACGCCTGGCCCGGCCGCGGTCGATGCCCGGATGGCGACGGTTACCTCGTGGCCGGCGCGGCTCGTCCGCCGCTCGAAGCCGGCGACGCCCGGCGGCCCGGCACACGACGAGCCGCCGAGGCCCGGTCGAGGCACCCGCCGGGGTCCGGATCAGCGGTAG
- a CDS encoding DUF7144 family membrane protein translates to MGTERLITVTTHPNTDPTETAPSDAASPARAAQAPPEMTKWVGWVLFGGLLLSLSGMVNVIEGLVAVFNESYYLVTPSGLALEVDYAVWGWILILFGLVLTVTGWGVMAGRTWALVVGVAAAGLNAVVNLAFLAAYPVWTTLLVALDVIVIYALVVHGREARAFRS, encoded by the coding sequence GTGGGCACCGAGAGGCTGATCACCGTGACGACGCACCCGAACACCGATCCGACCGAGACCGCCCCCAGCGACGCGGCATCTCCCGCCCGAGCGGCGCAGGCCCCGCCCGAGATGACCAAATGGGTGGGCTGGGTTCTGTTCGGCGGGCTCCTCCTGTCCCTGTCGGGCATGGTCAACGTCATCGAAGGCCTCGTCGCGGTCTTCAACGAGTCGTACTACCTGGTCACCCCGTCGGGACTCGCGCTCGAGGTCGACTACGCGGTCTGGGGCTGGATCCTGATCCTGTTCGGACTCGTCCTGACCGTCACCGGATGGGGTGTGATGGCGGGCCGGACCTGGGCGCTCGTCGTCGGCGTCGCCGCGGCGGGACTCAACGCCGTGGTCAACCTGGCGTTCCTCGCTGCGTACCCGGTGTGGACGACGCTTCTGGTCGCCCTGGACGTCATCGTGATCTATGCGCTCGTCGTCCACGGACGCGAAGCGCGGGCGTTCCGCTCCTGA
- a CDS encoding CinY protein, producing MPRPAGGCFEPVSMDQLAGRGSGFGAVGSPDSTEVSDPAAHCDDADHLVGGYPRTLGEATTSLRDCVTHLRRRFAEAVDGAADLLDDEGRVVGAEVDLDADCELGPTEMRAKCTALEAFGRALHGVQDFYSHSNWTDVADPTRPIGAENPPGLSRPAPSSLLDLRGSGIPTVPRGLTTGCFVLPDRVTGVRVCERRVTHAALNKDTGTIDQRTGRAADPTTPRGEVGDNFARAVAGAVIETRHQWQELRTALRSAYGAERASLLACALTHDDPVSECAQRNQATSSGRVPAVAVVLVLLGALAASALLLRLRRRGAA from the coding sequence ATGCCGCGCCCGGCCGGCGGCTGCTTCGAACCGGTGTCGATGGACCAGCTCGCCGGCCGTGGGAGTGGTTTCGGAGCGGTCGGATCCCCGGATTCGACCGAGGTGTCCGACCCGGCGGCGCACTGCGACGACGCGGACCACCTCGTCGGCGGGTATCCGCGGACGCTCGGCGAGGCGACGACCAGCCTCCGCGACTGCGTCACCCACCTCCGTCGGCGCTTCGCCGAAGCGGTCGACGGTGCCGCCGACCTGCTCGACGACGAGGGGCGGGTCGTCGGCGCGGAGGTCGATCTGGACGCCGACTGCGAGCTGGGCCCGACCGAGATGCGGGCCAAGTGCACGGCTCTGGAGGCCTTCGGTCGAGCCTTGCACGGCGTGCAGGACTTCTACTCGCACAGCAATTGGACCGACGTGGCGGACCCGACCCGTCCGATCGGCGCGGAAAATCCCCCCGGCTTGTCTCGCCCGGCGCCGAGCTCGCTGCTCGACCTGCGCGGCAGCGGCATCCCGACGGTCCCTCGCGGCTTGACGACCGGGTGCTTCGTGCTTCCCGATCGTGTCACCGGCGTCCGCGTGTGCGAACGGAGAGTCACCCACGCCGCCCTCAACAAGGACACGGGGACGATCGATCAGCGCACCGGGAGGGCTGCGGACCCGACGACGCCGCGAGGCGAGGTGGGCGACAACTTCGCGAGAGCGGTCGCGGGCGCGGTGATCGAGACCCGCCATCAGTGGCAGGAACTGCGGACCGCGCTGCGGAGCGCCTACGGTGCGGAGCGCGCGTCGCTCCTGGCATGTGCGCTCACCCACGACGATCCGGTGAGCGAGTGCGCGCAGCGGAACCAGGCCACGAGTTCTGGGCGGGTCCCGGCTGTCGCCGTGGTGCTCGTTCTCCTCGGAGCTCTGGCAGCGAGCGCCCTGTTGCTGCGACTCCGCCGTCGTGGTGCGGCGTAG
- a CDS encoding phage holin family protein has translation MSALLTIGLGALVLGITIAVLPGVTADSGWAVLLGAAVVGLVGTLLRPALVRLLSAIGWVGVVVGWLVVQAVLVYAALLLTPGVEVDGFWAAFWAAWLSAALMSVGWWAVTAGQPGAATQHLLRANRRFRRDVPRSDAPGVVMIQIDGLSAPLARWAVEAGNLPTLGRWLRDGSHTLTEWYAELPATTPASQAGLLHGASDHIPAFRWYEKDSGRLLVTNRPQDSALIESRFSDGRGLLADGGVSVSNVFSGDAATSLLTMSTVAERRRTSGPAQYVSAYLLDPFGLTRSIVLTVGEIAKELYQGRRRRLRHVWPRLRQTWDYVLLRGATNVLLRSLNLAVVAEQMMRGAPSIYCDFVDYDEIAHHAGPARPEALASLEGLDGVLATLEEVAAAAPRPYHFVVLSDHGQSQGATFVQRYGVGLEELVRRLTAGGTLLVTGDDERKGRTRLLRAGLRRSPEKTPPDGASTTVVTDRPEVVVAASGNLAMVYLARLPGRVLLEDLEVRHPELLPGLTSHPGVGWVMVRSRRWGAVVLGPAGRRRLADDSVEGVDPLAGFGDRAADDLRRHDGLANVGDLLVNSSWDPVTQEVAAFEELIGCHGGLGGWQNRPVLIHPQAWTVPDELVGADAVHRVLCGWLQDVGCRTIADPSVAGAADRPAADR, from the coding sequence ATGTCCGCCCTCCTCACGATCGGTCTCGGCGCGCTGGTGCTCGGCATCACCATCGCCGTGCTCCCGGGCGTCACCGCCGACAGCGGGTGGGCCGTGCTACTGGGAGCGGCCGTCGTCGGACTGGTCGGGACCCTGCTCCGGCCGGCACTGGTCCGCCTGCTGTCCGCCATCGGCTGGGTCGGTGTCGTCGTCGGCTGGTTGGTGGTCCAGGCCGTGCTGGTCTACGCAGCGCTGCTGCTGACGCCGGGAGTCGAGGTAGACGGGTTCTGGGCCGCGTTCTGGGCGGCGTGGCTGAGTGCGGCTCTGATGAGCGTCGGCTGGTGGGCGGTGACCGCCGGGCAGCCGGGCGCGGCGACCCAGCACCTGCTCCGGGCCAACCGGCGGTTCCGGCGGGACGTGCCGCGCAGCGACGCGCCCGGCGTCGTGATGATCCAGATCGACGGGTTGTCGGCACCGCTCGCCCGGTGGGCCGTCGAGGCGGGCAACCTGCCGACGCTCGGCCGTTGGCTCCGCGACGGCAGCCACACGCTGACCGAGTGGTACGCGGAGCTCCCGGCGACGACGCCGGCCAGCCAGGCCGGTCTCCTGCACGGGGCAAGTGACCACATACCGGCGTTCCGCTGGTACGAAAAGGACTCCGGCCGGCTCCTGGTGACGAACCGGCCGCAAGACAGCGCGTTGATCGAGTCCCGGTTTTCGGACGGGCGCGGTCTGCTGGCCGACGGGGGCGTCAGCGTCAGCAACGTCTTCTCCGGCGATGCCGCGACCTCGCTGCTCACGATGAGCACGGTCGCGGAACGGCGGCGGACGAGCGGGCCGGCCCAGTACGTCAGCGCTTACCTGCTCGACCCGTTCGGGCTGACCCGGTCGATCGTGCTGACCGTCGGCGAGATCGCCAAGGAGCTCTATCAGGGCCGACGCCGGCGGCTGCGGCACGTGTGGCCACGCTTGCGACAGACCTGGGACTACGTGCTGCTCCGGGGCGCGACGAACGTTCTGCTCCGGAGCCTGAACCTCGCGGTCGTGGCCGAGCAGATGATGCGCGGCGCGCCGTCGATCTACTGCGACTTCGTCGACTACGACGAGATCGCCCACCACGCCGGTCCGGCCCGGCCGGAGGCCCTGGCGTCGTTGGAAGGACTCGACGGTGTGCTCGCCACCCTTGAGGAGGTGGCCGCCGCCGCGCCGCGCCCGTACCACTTCGTCGTGCTGTCCGACCACGGCCAGAGCCAGGGCGCGACGTTCGTCCAGCGCTACGGCGTCGGGCTGGAGGAGCTGGTGCGGCGGTTGACCGCCGGGGGCACGCTGCTGGTCACCGGCGACGACGAGCGCAAGGGCCGGACCCGGCTGTTGCGGGCGGGACTGCGCCGCTCCCCGGAGAAGACGCCGCCGGACGGCGCGTCCACCACCGTGGTCACCGATCGTCCGGAGGTGGTCGTCGCGGCCTCCGGCAACCTCGCGATGGTTTACCTGGCCCGGCTCCCCGGCCGGGTGTTGCTGGAGGATCTCGAGGTCCGGCATCCCGAACTGCTGCCCGGCCTCACCAGCCATCCGGGCGTCGGCTGGGTGATGGTCCGGTCCCGCCGGTGGGGCGCGGTCGTGCTCGGCCCGGCCGGGCGTCGCCGGCTCGCGGACGACTCCGTGGAGGGCGTCGACCCGCTCGCCGGATTCGGGGACCGCGCCGCGGACGACCTGCGTCGGCACGACGGCCTCGCGAACGTCGGTGACCTGCTCGTCAACAGCAGCTGGGATCCGGTCACGCAGGAAGTCGCGGCGTTCGAGGAGCTGATCGGCTGCCACGGCGGCCTCGGCGGCTGGCAGAACCGGCCGGTGCTGATTCATCCGCAGGCCTGGACGGTGCCGGACGAGCTGGTCGGAGCCGACGCCGTTCACCGGGTGCTCTGCGGGTGGCTCCAGGACGTGGGGTGCCGGACGATCGCCGACCCCTCGGTTGCGGGCGCCGCCGATCGCCCCGCCGCGGACCGATAG
- a CDS encoding DUF7144 family membrane protein, whose product MTDARAGSDRLSSAPTEQRRQTGWVGLVAFAGMLLLMVGSFQIFEGIVALFRDEFYLVGSSGLMLPIDLTAWAWIHLLVGVIAFAAGFGMLYGQMWARVLGIVFAVISALSHLLFGAAYPIWSIIIVTVDVLIIYALTVHGREVKY is encoded by the coding sequence ATGACGGACGCCCGAGCCGGTTCCGACCGGCTGTCGTCGGCCCCCACCGAGCAGCGCAGGCAGACCGGGTGGGTCGGTCTCGTGGCCTTCGCGGGGATGCTGCTGCTGATGGTCGGCAGTTTCCAGATTTTCGAGGGAATCGTCGCCCTCTTCCGCGACGAGTTCTACCTGGTCGGCTCGAGCGGCCTGATGCTGCCGATCGACCTCACCGCCTGGGCCTGGATCCACCTGCTCGTCGGCGTGATCGCGTTCGCGGCCGGCTTCGGGATGCTCTACGGCCAGATGTGGGCGCGGGTTCTCGGAATCGTCTTCGCGGTGATCAGCGCCCTGTCCCACCTGCTCTTCGGAGCGGCCTATCCGATCTGGTCGATCATCATCGTCACCGTGGACGTCCTGATCATCTACGCGCTCACGGTCCACGGCCGGGAGGTCAAGTACTGA
- a CDS encoding metallophosphoesterase, translated as MLVVAHVSDLHLGAHLPGAVDDLVADVVAAAPALTVVTGDHTMRARTGQFRAVRTLLDRLPHPLLAVLGNHDVPLGPARAFTPYTRYRRWVEADLDPVVRIPGLTALGLQSMPRWRWKNGRVSRRQASLLVGTLGAAPTGDVRLLALHHPPFARGTAQLVGRGRLGRGVAEAGADLVLAGHTHVPDVREKTLVAPDGTRRRAVVVIAGTATSRRHRGVGLSWSRIMVDDDEIVVDERYCGDSGWRTGRTVSCRRADHTSR; from the coding sequence ATGCTGGTCGTCGCACACGTCTCCGACCTGCACCTCGGCGCTCACCTGCCGGGCGCGGTGGATGATCTGGTCGCCGACGTGGTGGCCGCCGCGCCGGCGTTGACCGTCGTGACGGGCGATCACACGATGCGGGCCAGGACCGGCCAGTTCCGCGCGGTGCGGACGCTCCTCGACCGGCTGCCGCACCCGCTGCTCGCGGTCCTCGGCAACCACGACGTGCCGCTCGGACCAGCGCGGGCGTTCACCCCGTACACCCGCTACCGGCGCTGGGTCGAGGCCGATCTGGATCCCGTCGTCCGGATTCCCGGGCTCACCGCCCTCGGGCTGCAATCGATGCCCCGCTGGCGTTGGAAGAACGGCCGCGTGTCACGCCGCCAGGCGTCCCTGCTCGTGGGGACGCTCGGGGCCGCGCCCACCGGCGACGTCCGGCTGCTGGCGCTGCACCATCCACCGTTCGCCCGTGGGACGGCGCAATTGGTGGGGCGTGGTCGGCTCGGGCGGGGGGTCGCCGAGGCAGGCGCCGATCTCGTGCTCGCCGGCCACACCCACGTGCCCGACGTCCGGGAGAAGACGCTGGTAGCACCGGACGGTACGCGACGCCGAGCAGTGGTGGTGATCGCCGGTACCGCCACGAGTCGCAGGCACCGCGGTGTCGGTCTGTCGTGGAGCCGGATCATGGTCGACGACGACGAGATCGTGGTGGACGAGCGCTATTGCGGTGACTCCGGATGGCGCACCGGCAGGACCGTCAGCTGCCGTAGGGCCGACCACACCAGCCGGTGA
- a CDS encoding SulP family inorganic anion transporter yields MPGLTVLKTYRAGYARRDVIAGLVLTTLLVPQGMAYAELAGLPPITGLYTSITCLIAYAVFGPSRVLVLGPDSSLGPMIAAAILPLMVAGDDPAKAVTLAAMLSLMVGALMIAAGAGHLGFVADLLAKPTRIGYLNGLALTILVGRLPSLFGTSVDADGVAAEFVGAVRAVVTGEANGIAAAIGLLSLALILGLRRVAPRVPGILLAVVLATGLTWLLNLDERGVDVVGGLPQGLPPFTIPHASWSELGLLAAAALGITLVALTDTISTASAFAARTGSAVRPNQEMIGIGTANVAAGFFQGFPVSTSGSRTAVAHQSGARTQVTGLVGAAGILLLILLAPQLLRTLPQATLAAVVIVAALSLTEVSATKRLWKQRPLEFAVSMAAFVGVVVFGVLPGIAIAVGLSVLNVFRRIWWPYQAVLGRVSGIDGYHDVSVHPDAQLVPGLVLYRFDSPLIFANARTFRTEVQRLADADPRPQWIVVAAEPITDVDTTAADMLEELDQDLNARGVSLVFAELKTPVREKVARYELTRTIDPTHFYPTIEDAIRAFVAAHPPDSPPDSPPKDRESGAPD; encoded by the coding sequence GTGCCGGGGCTGACCGTCCTCAAGACCTACCGGGCCGGCTACGCCCGGCGGGACGTCATCGCCGGCCTCGTACTCACCACGCTGCTCGTGCCACAGGGCATGGCCTACGCCGAACTGGCCGGGCTCCCGCCGATCACCGGCCTGTACACCTCGATCACGTGCTTGATCGCGTACGCGGTGTTCGGGCCGTCCCGCGTGCTGGTGCTGGGCCCGGACTCCTCGCTCGGGCCGATGATCGCCGCCGCGATTCTCCCGCTGATGGTCGCCGGCGACGATCCGGCGAAGGCGGTAACGCTCGCGGCCATGCTGTCGCTGATGGTCGGCGCCCTCATGATCGCGGCCGGAGCGGGCCACCTCGGCTTCGTCGCCGACCTACTGGCCAAGCCCACCCGGATCGGCTACCTCAACGGGTTGGCGCTGACGATCCTGGTCGGCCGGCTGCCCTCGCTGTTCGGCACGTCCGTGGACGCCGACGGCGTCGCCGCGGAGTTCGTCGGTGCGGTCCGCGCGGTCGTCACCGGTGAGGCGAACGGGATCGCGGCGGCGATCGGGCTGCTGAGCCTCGCGCTCATCCTCGGGCTGCGGCGAGTCGCTCCCCGCGTCCCCGGCATCTTGCTCGCGGTCGTGCTGGCCACCGGCCTGACCTGGCTGCTGAACCTCGACGAGCGCGGGGTCGACGTCGTCGGCGGTCTGCCGCAGGGCCTGCCCCCGTTCACGATTCCGCACGCCTCCTGGTCGGAACTCGGGCTGCTCGCCGCTGCCGCGCTGGGGATCACGCTGGTCGCCCTGACCGACACGATCTCGACAGCGTCCGCGTTCGCCGCCCGAACCGGCAGCGCGGTGCGCCCCAACCAGGAGATGATCGGCATCGGCACCGCGAACGTCGCGGCCGGCTTCTTCCAGGGCTTTCCGGTAAGCACGAGCGGCTCGCGCACCGCGGTAGCCCACCAGTCCGGCGCCCGGACCCAGGTCACCGGCCTGGTCGGCGCGGCCGGCATCCTGTTGCTGATTCTGCTCGCTCCCCAGCTGTTGCGGACGCTGCCGCAAGCCACGCTGGCGGCGGTCGTGATCGTGGCTGCGCTCTCCCTGACCGAGGTCTCGGCGACCAAGCGACTCTGGAAGCAGCGCCCACTGGAGTTCGCGGTGTCGATGGCCGCGTTCGTCGGTGTCGTCGTCTTCGGTGTGCTGCCCGGCATCGCCATCGCGGTCGGGCTCTCGGTGCTCAACGTGTTCCGTCGGATCTGGTGGCCGTACCAGGCGGTGCTGGGACGAGTGAGCGGCATCGACGGGTACCACGACGTGAGCGTCCACCCCGACGCGCAGCTGGTCCCCGGACTCGTTCTCTACCGGTTCGACTCGCCGCTGATCTTCGCGAACGCCCGAACCTTCCGGACCGAGGTCCAACGGCTGGCCGACGCCGACCCCCGCCCGCAGTGGATCGTCGTCGCCGCCGAGCCGATCACCGACGTCGACACGACGGCCGCGGACATGCTCGAGGAGCTCGACCAGGACCTCAACGCGCGCGGGGTCTCGCTGGTGTTCGCCGAGCTGAAGACCCCGGTCCGGGAGAAGGTCGCGCGCTACGAGCTGACCAGGACGATCGACCCGACCCACTTCTACCCGACGATCGAGGACGCGATCCGCGCATTCGTCGCCGCTCACCCGCCGGACTCCCCGCCGGACTCCCCGCCGAAGGACAGGGAGTCCGGCGCGCCCGACTGA
- a CDS encoding dipeptidase: MTIGQIETEEVRARISALMPQVKEDLARMVSFRSVADPKQYPPEECTRTADYLIEAFRGVGLTDLRAYETPDGSQAVYGWAPGPPGAPTVLLYCHYDVQPPLDEAAWLTPVFELTEKDGRWYGRGTADCKGNIAAHLAALRTLDGEFPVTVKLIAEGSEEQGTGGLEAFVPEHAELLRADTVLVCDAGNFAAGVPTLTTTLRGLANVVVTVRTLTSAMHSGQFGGVAPDALLALVQMLATLHDAEGNTTVRGLDSTQKWPGVAYSPDQFRVDANVREGVDLIGSGDPADLLWARPALTVLGIDCPPVVGSSAAVQPEARARLSLRVPPGTDAREAQDALIAHLEAVAPWHVQLEIERESFGQPFAGTTDGPGYTALRTALEDSYGTALTTQGQGGSIPLCNVLRETYPDAEIMILGVEEPRCLIHAPNESVDPDEIAHIALAEALFLRHYASTSAG; the protein is encoded by the coding sequence ATGACGATCGGGCAGATCGAGACCGAAGAGGTCCGTGCGCGGATCAGCGCCCTGATGCCGCAGGTCAAGGAGGACCTTGCACGGATGGTGTCGTTCCGGTCGGTGGCGGACCCCAAGCAGTACCCGCCGGAGGAGTGCACCCGCACTGCCGACTACCTGATCGAAGCTTTCCGCGGGGTCGGGCTGACGGACCTGCGTGCCTACGAGACGCCGGACGGCAGCCAGGCCGTCTACGGCTGGGCGCCAGGGCCACCAGGAGCGCCCACGGTGCTCCTCTACTGCCACTACGACGTGCAGCCGCCGCTGGACGAAGCGGCCTGGTTGACACCGGTGTTCGAGCTCACCGAGAAGGACGGACGCTGGTACGGGCGCGGCACGGCCGACTGCAAGGGCAACATCGCCGCACACCTGGCCGCGTTGCGGACGTTGGACGGCGAATTCCCAGTGACGGTCAAGCTGATCGCTGAGGGCTCCGAGGAACAGGGCACCGGCGGCCTGGAGGCGTTCGTCCCCGAGCACGCCGAGTTGCTCCGCGCCGACACCGTCCTGGTGTGCGACGCCGGCAACTTCGCGGCCGGCGTCCCGACGCTCACCACCACGCTGCGCGGACTGGCGAACGTCGTGGTCACCGTGCGAACGTTGACCAGCGCGATGCACTCCGGGCAGTTCGGCGGCGTGGCACCGGACGCGTTGTTGGCGCTGGTGCAGATGCTCGCGACGCTGCACGACGCCGAGGGCAACACGACCGTACGCGGCCTGGACTCGACGCAGAAGTGGCCGGGCGTCGCCTACTCGCCCGACCAGTTCCGGGTGGACGCGAACGTCCGCGAGGGCGTCGATCTGATCGGCAGCGGCGACCCTGCCGACCTGCTCTGGGCGCGTCCGGCCCTCACCGTGCTCGGCATCGACTGCCCGCCGGTGGTCGGATCGTCGGCGGCCGTGCAACCGGAAGCCAGGGCCCGGCTCAGCCTGCGGGTCCCACCCGGCACCGACGCCCGGGAGGCCCAGGACGCACTGATCGCGCATCTGGAGGCCGTGGCACCCTGGCACGTCCAGCTCGAGATCGAGCGGGAGTCCTTCGGTCAGCCGTTCGCCGGCACCACCGACGGCCCCGGGTACACCGCGCTCCGCACCGCGCTGGAGGACTCGTACGGCACCGCGCTGACGACGCAGGGACAGGGTGGCTCGATCCCGCTCTGCAACGTGCTGCGGGAGACCTACCCCGACGCCGAGATCATGATCCTGGGCGTCGAGGAGCCGCGCTGCCTCATCCACGCGCCGAACGAGAGCGTCGATCCCGACGAGATAGCCCACATCGCTCTCGCCGAGGCACTGTTCCTCCGCCACTACGCGTCGACGAGCGCGGGGTAG
- a CDS encoding DUF1269 domain-containing protein: MTTLVAIGYADETTATVAAEEARRLTKDLILQPDAIAVITRDLEGKFHVTTSHRPVASGMSWGMFWGLLFGMLFFVPFLGMAVGAGMGALMGKMTKGVVNKQFEERVRELLKPGTSALFLVVEKATPDKAIEALAPYGGTVLKSSLSHEAEAELQEALHGPQAAATV, translated from the coding sequence ATGACCACGCTGGTCGCGATCGGATATGCGGACGAGACGACCGCCACCGTGGCAGCCGAGGAGGCACGTCGGCTAACCAAGGACCTGATTCTTCAACCGGACGCCATCGCCGTCATCACCCGCGATCTCGAAGGCAAATTCCACGTCACGACCAGCCACCGGCCGGTCGCGTCGGGTATGTCCTGGGGGATGTTCTGGGGCCTGCTCTTCGGCATGCTGTTCTTCGTCCCGTTCCTCGGCATGGCCGTCGGCGCGGGGATGGGTGCGCTGATGGGCAAGATGACGAAGGGCGTGGTGAACAAGCAGTTCGAAGAGCGCGTGCGTGAGTTGCTCAAGCCGGGCACCTCCGCGCTGTTCCTCGTCGTCGAGAAGGCCACCCCGGACAAGGCGATCGAGGCGCTGGCACCGTACGGCGGCACCGTGCTCAAGTCGTCGCTGTCCCACGAGGCCGAGGCAGAGCTGCAGGAGGCCCTGCACGGCCCGCAGGCGGCCGCGACCGTCTGA